A window from Primulina huaijiensis isolate GDHJ02 chromosome 13, ASM1229523v2, whole genome shotgun sequence encodes these proteins:
- the LOC140991844 gene encoding uncharacterized protein, protein MNKILCCFSVLILGLAFGNVCKGDEEIGVYELKKGDFSVKITNYGATVLSVIVPDRNGKLDDIVLGFDSVDGYKNDSTYFGALVGRVANRIGGSQFTLNGKLYQLPANDHGNTLHGGTRGFSDVVWTVTKHVKHSHLTLTYDSKDGEQGFPGDLSVMVTYMFIGTNKLGIKMQAKPLIKATPINLASHTYWNLAGHDSGDILSHTIKLYASSITPVDDKLIPTGEISPVKGTPYDFLQPRTIGSKFSELSDGYDINYALDMTGGGKHFNKAAMVYDKKSGRKMELWTDKPGVQFYTSNMLPDTVGKNGAVYKKYAAFCLETQGFPDSVNHQNFPSQIVNPGEKYRHVMVYRFTTH, encoded by the exons atgaataaaatattgTGTTGTTTCTCTGTGTTGATTTTGGGTTTAGCATTTGGAAATGTGTGTAAAGGTGATGAAGAAATAGGGGTTTATGAGTTGAAAAAAGGTGATTTTTCAGTGAAAATCACCAACTACGGTGCCACTGTTCTATCTGTGATAGTGCCTGATCGGAATG ggAAACTTGACGATATTGTTCTTGGATTTGATTCAGTTGATGGATACAAG AATGATTCAACATACTTTGGGGCTCTTGTTGGCCGTGTGGCTAACCGGATCGGAGGTTCTCAGTTCACTTTAAATGGCAAACTCTACCAATTGCCTGCTAATGATCATGGAAACACACTCCACG GCGGGACTAGAGGATTTAGCGATGTCGTGTGGACCGTGACCAAGCATGTGAAACATAGTCACCTTACCCTTACCTATGACAGCAAGGATGGTGAACAAG GATTCCCGGGAGATCTCTCCGTGATGGTGACCTACATGTTCATAGGAACAAACAAGCTTGGCATAAAGATGCAGGCCAAGCCCCTGATCAAAGCCACCCCAATCAATCTCGCATCCCACACTTACTGGAATCTCGCTGGCCACGACAGCGGCGACATACTTTCCCACACTATCAAGCTCTACGCCTCCAGCATAACCCCGGTGGATGACAAACTCATCCCCACCGGAGAAATCTCTCCTGTCAAAGGCACGCCTTACGACTTTCTACAACCCCGGACGATCGGGAGCAAGTTCAGCGAGCTGTCGGACGGGTACGACATCAACTATGCTCTGGATATGACGGGTGGAGGGAAGCATTTCAATAAGGCCGCCATGGTTTACGATAAAAAATCAGGGAGGAAAATGGAGCTGTGGACCGATAAGCCCGGAGTTCAGTTTTATACTAGTAACATGCTGCCGGATACCGTGGGCAAAAACGGAGCTGTGTACAAGAAATATGCGGCTTTTTGCCTGGAGACTCAAGGGTTCCCTGATTCTGTGAATCATCAGAACTTCCCTTCGCAGATTGTGAATCCAGGGGAGAAGTACAGGCATGTCATGGTTTATAGGTTTACTACACATTAG
- the LOC140956365 gene encoding vacuolar protein sorting-associated protein 29 — protein sequence MVLVLALGDLHIPHRALDLPAKFKSMLVPGKIQHIICTGNLCSKEVYDYLKTVCPDLHITRGEYDEDPRYPENKTLTIGQFKLGVCHGHQVIPWGDLDSLAMLQRQLDVDILVTGHTHQFTAYKHEAGVVINPGSATGAFSSITYDVNPSFVLMDIDGLRVVVYVYELIDGEVKVDKIDFKKTAA from the exons ATGGTCCTTGTACTAGCATTGGGTGATTTGCACATACCACACAGGGCTCTTGATCTGCCTGCAAAGTTCAAATCCATGCTTGTTCCGGGAAAGATCCAACATATAATTTGCACGGGCAACTTATGTAGCAAA GAGGTTTATGACTACTTGAAAACTGTTTGTCCAGACTTACACATCACTCGGGGAGAATATGATGAGGATCCACGTTATCCTGAGAACAAAACCTTGACCATTGGTCAATTTAAGCTTGGTGTGTGCCATGGTCATCAG GTTATTCCATGGGGGGACCTCGACTCATTGGCTATGCTCCAAAGGCAACTGGATGTTGACATCCTCGTAACCGGCCACACACACCAGTTCACAGCTTACAAGCATGAGGCAGGAGTGGTTATAAATCCTGGATCTGCTACTGGCGCCTTCAGCAGCATCACTTATGATGTGAACCCGAGCTTTGTTCTCATGGATATTGATGGTCTACGTGTTGTTGTGTACGTTTATGAGCTTATCGATGGAGAGGTGAAGGTTGACAAGATTGATTTCAAGAAGACAGCAGCTTAG
- the LOC140991924 gene encoding uncharacterized protein, translated as MLRFDFGDEVCDDGVHELDVGTLTNSIDAWIHCIRGVGQKFKDAAEFRIFLKNYVVASRRSFIYRRNESGKILVVCSKENCQWKIYASKHKADNSFGIRKCNLSHSCGDDNLQSRSHPKADSSWVANVVRENLRGEPSYRSCTMLKDIERDYGVELEYHKVWAGKEMAMHDIHGTDKGSYDKLRWYCHAVKETNPGSFVECEIDSMTNKFRRLFICFHACLVGFVSGCRPLIFLDGTHIKNKYKGCLLGAVAKDANDDIFTLAYAVVDAENDSNWEWFCYQLKHVLASQYIMIFRSYIFFSDRHPGLIKAIQSVFPGSHHSYCLRHLGDNFVKQVLRRYPLHNKKHWSSVLKKAAYTPSRHEFSQHIKSIIDSMPLAQEFLVSVSPENWANYFLWVSDGVSLIIILLKDGTTG; from the exons ATGCTTAGGTTTGATTTTGGTGATGAAGTTTGTGATGACGGAGTTCACGAGCTTGACGTTGGCACTTTAACCAATTCTATTGATGCTTGGATTCATTGCATACGTGGTGTTGGGCAAAAATTTAAAGATGCAGCCGAATTCaggatttttcttaaaaattatgTTGTTGCCAGTAGAAGATCTTTTATTTACAGGAGAAATGAAAGTGGTAAGATCTTAGTTGTTTGCAGCAAAGAGAATTGTCAGTGGAAAATTTATGCCTCCAAACATAAAGCAGACAATTCATTTGGCATAAGAAAGTGCAACCTAAGCCATAGTTGTGGGGATGACAATTTGCAGAGTAGAAGTCACCCTAAAGCTGATTCATCCTGGGTAGCTAATGTTGTGAGGGAGAACTTAAGGGGAGAGCCATCATATCGCTCATGTACAATGCTGAAGGACATTGAAAGAGATTATGGAGTAGAACTTGAGTATCACAAAGTTTGGGCTGGTAAAGAGATGGCAATGCATGATATTCATGGAACTGATAAGGGGTCGTATGATAAATTACGATGGTATTGTCATGCTGTTAAAGAAACAAATCCCGGGAGTTTTGTTGAATGTGAAATTGATTCGATGACAAACAAATTTAGACGGTTATTCATTTGTTTTCACGCATGTCTTGTTGGTTTTGTCAGTGGTTGTCGGccattaatatttttggatGGAACTCACATTAAGAACAAGTACAAAGGATGTTTATTAGGCGCTGTGGCAAAGGATGCGaatgatgatatttttacaCTTGCGTATGCAGTTGTTGATGCAGAAAACGATTCTAATTGGGAATGGTTTTGCTACCAGTTAAAACATGTCTTGGCATCCCAATACATAATGATATTCCGTAGCTACATTTTTTTCTCTGACCGACATCCTGGACTTATCAAAGCTATTCAGTCTGTGTTCCCTGGTAGTCACCATTCTTATTGTTTAAGACATCTGGGCGATAACTTTGTCAAGCAG gTATTGCGTAGGTATCCTCTCCACAACAAGAAACATTGGTCTTCTGTTTTGAAGAAAGCTGCGTACACCCCATCAAGACATGAGTTCTCACAACATATCAAAAGCATAATCGATTCGATGCCGCTCGCGCAGGAGTTTCTTGTGAGTGTGTCCCCAGAAAATTGGGCCAATTATTTTTTGTGGGTGAGCGATGGGGtgtcattaataataatattgttgaAAGATGGAACAACTGGGTAA
- the LOC140991748 gene encoding uncharacterized protein, with the protein MKKIPQMYFDSSVEAANIPTPITEHMDEQDDLFGDSSHHVMNSDDDLYTTSIDGDDDDHVDNANERTSAHVLMSGATMTENIPIAPEQHLREIPQFFNEVYDEQIQDSFGIPSASRTNFYNPERPELGVKMVFKSKNDLIASVEDFSVQVLRREYIVVQSSSTFWKVKCKNWSEGGNCGWGLRASFKKSLGYFMITKYGGDHTCMSTQVDIDHHNLDVNMIASTLLGIVRCDPAYEIKYVRESIKGKYGYDISYAKAWQSLKRAVEVIYGTWESYVTLLPQYMGALSKYNTRTIVEWKHLRPYDHPHKILNFVVWAFKPCIDGFRHCRNIISVDGTHMYTKYKHKLLIAVTLDANNQILPLAFALVDEENYESWHWFLNNVARHVTRGCSGVCLISDRHAGIRSAVQDIPDFKPPRGVHPFMYLSNIPKENGHWLMMVDGDEG; encoded by the exons ATGAAGAAAATACCACAAATGTATTTTGATAGTTCTGTTGAGGCTGCAAATATTCCCACCCCAATTACAGAACACATGGATGAGCAAGATGATTTATTTGGGGACAGTTCGCATCATGTCATGAATAGCGATGATGATTTGTATACTACATCAATTGACGGAGACGATGATGATCATGTTGACAATGCAAATGAAAGGACATCGGCGCATGTGTTAATGTCTGGAGCAACAATGACAGAGAACATTCCTATTGCACCGGAGCAACATTTACGTGAAATTCCCCAATTTTTCAATGAAGTCTATGACGAACAAATtcaagattcatttggtattcCTTCTGCATCACGAACAAACTTTTACAATCCTGAAAGGCCAGAGCTCGGTGTGAAAATGGTTTTTAAGAGCAAAAATGATTTAATAGCTTCAGTTGAGGATTTTTCTGTTCAGGTTTTGAGACGTGAATATATCGTTGTCCAAAGTTCTTCGACTTTTTGGAAGGTCAAATGCAAGAACTGGTCCGAAGGTGGCAATTGTGGGTGGGGACTTCGAGCATCGTTCAAAAAAAGTTTAGGCTACTTCATGATCACAAAATATGGTGGTGATCACACATGCATGTCTACCCAAGTCGATATAGATCACCACAACCTTGACGTAAACATGATAGCCAGTACACTTTTGGGAATCGTGCGTTGTGATCCTGCATACGAGATCAAATATGTGCGAGAAAGTATTAAAGGAAAATATGGGTATGATATATCGTATGCTAAGGCATGGCAGAGTTTGAAACGCGCTGTGGAGGTAATCTATGGCACATGGGAAAGCTATGTAACTTTGCTTCCTCAATATATGGGAGCTTTGTCGAAGTACAATACAAGAACTATTGTAGAATGGAAGCATCTTCGACCGTATGACCATccacataaaattttgaactttgtaGTTTGGGCCTTCAAACCATGTATAGATGGTTTTCGACATTGTCGCAACATAATAAGCGTAGACGGTACCCATATGTACACCAAATATAAGCATAAACTACTCATAGCAGTAACTTTGGATGCCAATAACCAGATTTTGCCGCTAGCATTTGCGCTCGTTGATGAAGAAAATTATGAGTCTTGGCATTGGTTCCTCAATAATGTTGCACGACATGTTACCAGAGGGTGTAGTGGTGTGTGTCTTATATCTGATAGACATGCGGGTATAAGAAGTGCAGTGCAAGATATCCCTGACTTCAAGCCTCCTCGTGGTGTTCATC CTTTCATGTATTTGTCGAACATTCCAAAAGAAAATGGTCATTGGCTCATGATGGTGGATGGAGATGAGGGATAA